In candidate division KSB1 bacterium, the following proteins share a genomic window:
- a CDS encoding amidohydrolase family protein, with amino-acid sequence MTTNKYLFRKSAAKMIVFLLFFSITLVGFNTNQSSAQQRQGIIIFTHVNIIDGISAAPISNGWVVVSDGKIESMGAGEPQIPDEAKVINLHGKYLLPGLIDAHVHIRTFDAANRALMSGVTTVRSMGVSHFIDVGLRELAASGKIESPEILAAGYHIRPKLADEFFIDIPAMSALMESEVHGPDAMRKMGKVMVKHGVNWIKTNATARAGLPNTDPREPYYNEAELKALVEEGATSNIPVAAHAHGDEGGRAAVLAGVRSIEHGTYLSKETLSIMVEKGTYLVPTIAVVADLAQPGGDYDNPLLQIRGRHMLPRIRQTAETAHKLGVKIVAATDTGYRPGSVLRLSQELEELVGIGLSPLQAIKAATSLAAELLGVDDHTGRIAAGFDADILVVEQNPLENIGALHDPLIIVNNGKIVLNRTEW; translated from the coding sequence ATGACTACAAATAAATATCTGTTTCGGAAATCCGCGGCTAAAATGATAGTTTTCTTATTGTTTTTTTCGATTACCCTTGTCGGATTTAATACGAACCAATCCTCAGCTCAGCAGAGGCAGGGCATAATCATATTCACACATGTCAATATCATTGATGGCATTTCAGCAGCACCCATCAGCAATGGATGGGTGGTTGTTTCAGACGGTAAGATTGAAAGCATGGGAGCGGGCGAACCTCAAATTCCTGACGAAGCCAAGGTCATAAACCTTCATGGCAAGTATCTACTTCCCGGTCTTATCGATGCACATGTCCACATTCGTACTTTTGATGCGGCTAATCGAGCCCTTATGTCTGGCGTAACAACTGTCCGGAGCATGGGTGTGTCGCATTTTATAGATGTCGGATTGCGTGAGTTGGCAGCATCCGGGAAGATCGAATCCCCGGAAATCCTGGCTGCCGGATATCATATAAGGCCAAAACTGGCTGACGAATTTTTCATAGACATTCCGGCGATGTCTGCCTTGATGGAATCAGAAGTACATGGACCTGATGCAATGCGGAAAATGGGCAAAGTTATGGTAAAGCACGGCGTCAACTGGATTAAGACCAACGCCACTGCACGGGCCGGTCTCCCGAACACCGATCCTCGCGAACCCTATTATAATGAGGCAGAATTAAAAGCTCTCGTGGAAGAAGGAGCCACAAGTAACATTCCTGTTGCAGCACATGCGCACGGCGATGAAGGAGGCCGTGCAGCTGTTCTTGCCGGCGTTCGCAGTATCGAACACGGTACATACTTGAGCAAAGAAACACTCTCCATCATGGTTGAAAAAGGAACTTACCTGGTCCCAACCATCGCTGTAGTTGCAGATTTGGCACAACCGGGCGGAGATTATGATAATCCACTACTTCAGATTCGCGGCAGGCACATGCTGCCGCGTATTCGCCAAACTGCAGAAACTGCCCACAAACTCGGCGTCAAAATTGTGGCCGCAACCGATACTGGTTATCGCCCGGGGAGTGTCCTGAGGCTATCCCAGGAACTTGAAGAGCTGGTTGGCATCGGCCTTTCACCGCTGCAAGCAATCAAAGCAGCAACCAGTCTCGCCGCAGAATTGTTGGGCGTGGATGATCACACAGGCAGAATAGCCGCCGGTTTTGATGCTGATATTCTTGTGGTTGAGCAAAATCCCCTGGAAAACATTGGTGCGTTACACGATCCATTGATCATTGTAAACAACGGCAAGATCGTACTGAACAGAACGGAGTGGTAA
- a CDS encoding glutamate synthase: MAELYPMSFPLLLKRAFLEFEKNKRIFDLPERLFFQQSKEFDTRVSFCGREAATPLGPASGPQTQLAQNIVLAWLGGSRIMELKTIQILDRLKISRPCIDVRNIGHNVEWSQELRMEESLREYVAAHILIEILTAANILETDPGPTIFDISVGYDLAGITTKKVRNWLSTMKNADRLVDRFVEQIPSEFSEFRNLPFKTKLSGSITLSTFHGCPANEIEQIVEFLITEMDFDVIIKMNPPMLGKEKLEEILYGRLGYHKIKVNPNAYENGISWDEGVEIVKRLQKIAEKKSRHVGVKFSNTLEVINQNEFFEDEIMYLSGEPLNVLAMTLVHEWRKIFGTEIPISFAAGIDQRNFADALSCGLVPVTTCTDLLRPGGYGRLHKYMGSLHASMGKVKAMNVDQFILASNGNAAESAKLVCDGAMDMLFQNGNDLDSNLKSTVTDYLELAHSNWQDSIEKQSLPDEGKYNVSLTKLLQVINKINPKRVEPINDILQPLYQNWVQTTAVLNTENVLQKIYNDPRYRNEKNVKTPRKIGSYLKLFDCINCDKCIPVCPNDANFSYEIEPLEIEYSLFKIKDRNVVEEPGGVFTIAASHQIANFSDFCNDCGNCDIFCPEDGGPFIEKPRFFGSAASFHRHNNLDGFYIEKQNDLIHALCRILGKAYTYIYDSIDSRSRFTDDIIEIECDATTHEVLQKIALISDREGHVLDFRNYLTTAVIVKGVLNAEQVNYVNVAVT; this comes from the coding sequence ATGGCTGAATTATACCCCATGTCGTTCCCGCTTCTGTTGAAGCGTGCTTTCCTGGAGTTTGAAAAAAACAAGAGAATATTCGACTTACCGGAACGATTGTTTTTTCAGCAGTCAAAAGAATTTGACACCCGGGTTTCTTTTTGCGGCAGAGAAGCAGCCACGCCGCTAGGACCTGCATCCGGTCCGCAAACCCAGCTTGCACAAAACATCGTTCTTGCCTGGTTGGGCGGTTCACGGATCATGGAACTCAAGACCATCCAGATCCTTGACCGCTTAAAAATTTCCCGGCCATGCATAGATGTACGCAATATCGGCCATAATGTGGAATGGTCCCAGGAATTGCGCATGGAGGAATCTCTGCGCGAATACGTTGCTGCCCATATCCTGATCGAAATTCTGACGGCTGCTAATATTCTCGAAACGGATCCAGGACCAACCATTTTTGATATCAGCGTTGGCTATGATCTGGCCGGCATCACCACAAAAAAAGTGCGCAATTGGTTGTCGACAATGAAGAATGCTGATCGGTTGGTAGATCGATTTGTGGAGCAGATTCCATCTGAATTTTCTGAATTTCGCAACCTGCCTTTTAAAACGAAGTTGTCGGGAAGTATTACTTTGTCCACTTTTCATGGTTGTCCTGCCAATGAAATCGAACAAATTGTGGAATTTCTCATTACTGAAATGGATTTCGATGTCATCATCAAGATGAATCCTCCCATGTTAGGAAAAGAAAAGCTGGAAGAAATTTTGTATGGCCGCTTAGGCTACCACAAAATTAAGGTCAATCCTAATGCATATGAAAATGGCATCTCTTGGGATGAAGGTGTGGAAATCGTAAAACGATTGCAAAAGATCGCAGAAAAAAAGAGCCGGCATGTCGGTGTCAAGTTTTCCAATACACTCGAAGTCATTAACCAAAACGAGTTTTTTGAAGACGAGATCATGTACCTCTCCGGCGAACCTCTGAATGTGCTGGCAATGACCCTTGTACATGAATGGCGCAAGATATTTGGCACGGAAATTCCCATATCTTTTGCTGCCGGGATTGACCAGCGCAATTTTGCCGATGCCTTATCTTGCGGATTGGTTCCAGTTACAACTTGTACGGATTTACTGCGTCCCGGCGGCTACGGCCGATTGCATAAATACATGGGGAGTTTACACGCGAGTATGGGAAAAGTGAAGGCTATGAATGTCGATCAATTTATCCTGGCCTCGAATGGCAATGCGGCCGAATCAGCAAAATTGGTTTGTGACGGTGCAATGGATATGCTATTTCAGAATGGCAACGATTTGGATTCGAATTTAAAATCAACTGTAACGGATTACCTGGAATTAGCACATTCAAACTGGCAGGATTCCATTGAAAAACAAAGTCTTCCTGATGAAGGGAAATACAATGTATCGCTCACTAAACTTTTGCAAGTAATTAACAAAATAAATCCAAAACGAGTTGAACCTATAAATGATATTTTACAACCATTGTACCAAAACTGGGTACAAACAACTGCGGTATTAAATACCGAGAATGTTTTGCAGAAAATCTATAATGATCCTCGCTACCGCAATGAGAAAAATGTGAAAACACCCAGGAAAATTGGCAGCTATCTTAAATTATTTGACTGCATCAATTGTGATAAGTGTATTCCTGTTTGCCCTAATGACGCCAATTTCAGCTATGAAATCGAACCTCTTGAAATCGAATATTCACTATTTAAAATTAAAGATCGGAATGTTGTCGAGGAGCCAGGAGGAGTTTTTACCATCGCTGCATCCCATCAAATCGCAAATTTTTCTGATTTCTGTAATGATTGCGGCAACTGTGATATTTTTTGTCCGGAAGATGGCGGCCCTTTCATCGAGAAACCACGGTTTTTTGGCAGCGCTGCGAGTTTTCATAGGCATAACAATCTCGATGGCTTCTATATTGAAAAACAAAATGATTTAATCCATGCACTGTGTAGAATTCTTGGCAAGGCATATACTTATATATATGATTCTATCGATAGTCGATCCCGATTTACCGACGATATTATAGAAATTGAATGTGATGCTACAACCCACGAGGTACTGCAAAAAATAGCCTTGATTAGCGATAGGGAAGGCCATGTTTTAGACTTTAGAAATTACTTGACAACAGCTGTAATTGTGAAAGGGGTTTTGAATGCAGAACAAGTGAATTATGTGAATGTGGCTGTGACATAA
- a CDS encoding DUF1499 domain-containing protein yields MKKKITKIMLIIVALLSVTILIRFYILANQSKNGKSPGLIAGRLSPCPDKPNCVNSEFDEDKSHYISHLNYPVEKSGGIMDLVKAVIQEAGGEIQSEQDSYMAFTFTVSIFSFVDDLEIRLDKSKNIIHLRSGSRVGTSDLGVNRKRVELISDLFNKRIKNVN; encoded by the coding sequence ATGAAAAAAAAGATAACCAAAATAATGCTTATCATTGTGGCGCTCCTTTCTGTAACCATCCTGATTCGGTTTTACATTCTCGCGAATCAATCAAAAAACGGCAAATCTCCGGGATTAATTGCAGGACGACTCTCTCCTTGTCCTGATAAACCAAACTGCGTCAATAGTGAATTCGATGAAGATAAATCTCATTACATTTCGCATTTGAATTATCCGGTTGAAAAATCAGGAGGAATAATGGATCTGGTCAAAGCCGTGATTCAAGAAGCGGGAGGCGAAATACAATCTGAACAGGATTCTTATATGGCTTTCACTTTCACCGTCTCTATTTTCAGCTTCGTTGACGATTTGGAAATCAGGCTGGATAAGTCTAAAAATATCATTCATTTACGATCTGGTTCTAGAGTCGGAACTAGTGATCTTGGGGTAAATAGAAAACGAGTGGAGTTGATTTCGGACTTATTTAATAAAAGAATAAAAAATGTCAATTAG